One window of Chloroflexota bacterium genomic DNA carries:
- a CDS encoding DUF3179 domain-containing protein, which yields MGIVLFALIVGACALVLPTGDSAPERSSLAIPSTSDEADFSPAPVESSPGAEELLSPDEPPPAGAEEEFTTDFTRHTVSYREILSGGPPKDGIPAIDEPRFVGVEEADAWLEPREPVILLQVGDDVRAYPIQILIWHEIVNDRVGNVPVVVTFCPLCNTAIAFERMVGGRALDFGTTGRLRFSNLIMYDRQTESWWQQASGEAVAGDFAGRRLMPLPAAIVSWADFKTVYPDGKVLSRETGYRRSYGRNPYVGYDDVDQSPFLYDGPETPGVLPAMARVVTVDLNGEAVAYPYDILQRVHVVNDVVGGIPIVVFWAPGIASPLDVGAVAQGRDVGTANVFSRKLEGEVFTFRYDGQRVIDDQTNSEWNVLGRAVGGKLAGKQLTPVVNINHFWFSWAAFRPDTRVYRP from the coding sequence ATGGGCATCGTATTGTTCGCTTTGATTGTGGGGGCTTGCGCGCTGGTGCTTCCCACCGGAGATTCGGCCCCGGAGAGGAGTTCGCTGGCGATCCCCTCGACTTCTGACGAGGCGGATTTCTCCCCTGCTCCGGTGGAGTCATCGCCTGGAGCGGAGGAGCTCTTGTCCCCAGATGAGCCACCTCCGGCCGGCGCCGAGGAAGAGTTCACCACCGATTTCACGAGACATACCGTCTCATATCGGGAGATCCTGTCCGGAGGGCCGCCCAAAGACGGCATCCCGGCCATCGACGAGCCTCGATTCGTTGGTGTGGAGGAAGCCGATGCGTGGCTCGAACCCCGGGAGCCGGTGATCCTGCTCCAGGTGGGCGACGATGTGCGGGCCTATCCAATCCAGATCCTGATATGGCATGAGATCGTCAACGATCGAGTGGGGAACGTCCCTGTCGTGGTCACCTTCTGTCCGTTGTGCAATACAGCCATCGCCTTTGAGCGAATGGTTGGAGGACGGGCTCTGGATTTCGGCACCACGGGTCGGCTGCGCTTTAGCAATCTGATTATGTACGATCGACAGACGGAATCCTGGTGGCAACAGGCGTCGGGCGAGGCCGTAGCGGGCGACTTCGCCGGGCGTCGTCTGATGCCTCTGCCCGCCGCGATCGTCTCCTGGGCGGATTTCAAGACCGTCTACCCCGACGGCAAAGTGCTCTCTCGCGAGACCGGTTACCGGCGTTCTTACGGCCGCAATCCATATGTCGGCTACGATGATGTGGATCAATCGCCGTTCCTGTACGACGGGCCCGAGACGCCGGGTGTTTTGCCCGCCATGGCTCGTGTGGTGACCGTGGATCTGAACGGCGAGGCTGTGGCGTACCCTTATGACATCTTGCAGCGGGTTCATGTGGTGAACGATGTGGTGGGAGGCATCCCGATCGTCGTGTTCTGGGCTCCGGGCATCGCATCGCCGCTGGACGTGGGCGCTGTGGCGCAGGGGCGCGATGTCGGCACAGCAAATGTGTTCTCTCGGAAGCTGGAGGGCGAGGTGTTCACGTTCCGATACGACGGTCAGCGTGTCATTGATGATCAGACGAACAGCGAGTGGAATGTGCTGGGCAGGGCCGTTGGCGGCAAGCTGGCCGGGAAACAGCTAACTCCTGTTGTGAACATCAACCACTTCTGGTTCTCGTGGGCCGCGTTTCGGCCGGATACACGTGTCTATCGGCCATGA